A portion of the Chaetodon trifascialis isolate fChaTrf1 chromosome 7, fChaTrf1.hap1, whole genome shotgun sequence genome contains these proteins:
- the LOC139333646 gene encoding C-type lectin domain family 4 member E-like isoform X1, whose translation MSECVGLFACPLMLYLLSVSSGTLGIGGHAILCVLISLLISEVSSGAEHSPEAEAAIIKLKLDLLTIKYRELCKQYSTLAHTDSAPEFRCNECPDTWLHVGDQCFHLDTDRHDWSSSAEKCKEIGGHLAILTNREQHEAVEKEGKRIGGLYTNYWIGLTDSESEGHWKWVDNSTVTTPFWSVQPREPDNNLSGGEEGEDCAVVSSYTHNWYDVPCSFIYPRVCQMDATPLV comes from the exons ATGTCTGAGTGTGTGGGTCTGTTTGCATGTCCCCTAATGTTGTACCTGCTATCGGTCTCTTCAGGCACCCTGGGAATCGGAGGCCATGCCATCCTCTGTGTTCTCATCAGCCTGTTGATTTCTGAAGTCTCCTCTGGGGCTGAACACAGtccagaggcagaggcagccatTATAAAGCTGAAGCTAGACCTTTTGACGATTAAGTACAGAGAACTGTGTAAGCAGTACTCCACCCTGGCACACACGGACTCAGCTCCAG AGTTCAGGTGCAATGAGTGTCCCGACACGTGGCTTCATGTAGGGGACCAATGCTTCCACCTCGACACCGACAGGCACGACTGGTCAAGCAGTGCAGAGAAGTGTAAAGAGATTGGCGGCCATCTTGCCATCCTGACCAACAGAGAACAGCAT GAAGCGGTGGAAAAAGAAGGCAAAAGGATCGGAGGGTTATACACAAACTACTGGAttggactgactgacagtgaGAGTGAAGGACACTGGAAGTGGGTGGACAACTCAACAGTTACAACGCC ATTTTGGAGCGTGCAACCACGAGAGCCAGACAACAACCTGTccggaggggaggagggagaggactgTGCGGTGGTGAGCAGCTACACTCACAACTGGTACGACGTTCCCTGTTCCTTCATCTATCCCCGAGTCTGTCAGATGGACGCCACCCCACTCGTGTGA
- the cops7a gene encoding COP9 signalosome complex subunit 7a — MEVEQLLSLSGSALAQAVSSLLETPGLYVFSDILELPNVRELENGPHAPVYQLLNLFAYGTYCDYKERAASLPELTPAQRNKLRHLSIISLASNLKCLPYSLLLQQLELKNVRELEDLLIEAVYCDIIQGKLDQRNQQVEVDCSVGRDLGPNELPNIINTLQEWCTGCEAVLCGIEEQVSRANQYRESQLKVKVQVETEVSNLQKTLKASAASPSSGPAGTASNQDGDQPAEPRDPASSQEPRQPGKKSSKVKGLRGSGKIWSKSN; from the exons atggaggtggagcagctccTGTCGCTGTCAGGCTCAGCACTGGCCCAGGCTGTCAGCTCTCTGCTGGAGACCCCAGGCCTCTATGTCTTCTCTGACATCCTGGAGCTGCCTAATGTCAGAGAG CTGGAGAACGGCCCTCACGCACCAGTTTACCAGCTCCTCAACCTCTTTGCCTATGGAACCTACTGCGACTACAAAG AGAGAGCAGCCTCTCTTCCCGAGTTGACCCCcgcacagagaaacaaactccgccatctgtccatcatcagCCTGGCGTCCAACCTCAAG TGCCTGCCGTACTcgctgctcctgcagcagctcgaGCTGAAGAATGTGCGGGAGCTGGAGGACCTGCTGATCGAGGCAGTTTACTGTGACATCATCCAGGGCAAACTGGACCAGAGGaaccagcaggtggaggtggactgCAGCGTGGGTCGTGACCTGGGCCCCAACGAGCTCCCAAACATAATCAACACGCTGCAGGAGTG GTGTACAGGGTGTGAGGCGGTGCTGTGTGGTATCGAGGAGCAGGTCTCAAGGGCAAACCAATACAGAGAGAGCCAGTTAAAGGTCAAAGTCCAAGTGGAAACAGAG GTCTCAAACCTACAGAAAACATTAAAGGCCAGCGCCGCCTCTCCGTCATCAGGCCCTGCTGGAACCGCCTCCAATCAGGACGGAGACCAGCCTGCGGAGCCACGAGACCCCGCCTCCTCTCAGGAACCACGACAGCCAGGCAAAAAAAGCTCAAAGGTGAAAGG GCTGCGTGGCAGTGGGAAGATCTGGTCCAAGTCCAACTGA
- the LOC139333646 gene encoding C-type lectin domain family 4 member E-like isoform X2 produces MNLIKNKGTLGIGGHAILCVLISLLISEVSSGAEHSPEAEAAIIKLKLDLLTIKYRELCKQYSTLAHTDSAPEFRCNECPDTWLHVGDQCFHLDTDRHDWSSSAEKCKEIGGHLAILTNREQHEAVEKEGKRIGGLYTNYWIGLTDSESEGHWKWVDNSTVTTPFWSVQPREPDNNLSGGEEGEDCAVVSSYTHNWYDVPCSFIYPRVCQMDATPLV; encoded by the exons ATGAACCTCATCAAAAACAAAG GCACCCTGGGAATCGGAGGCCATGCCATCCTCTGTGTTCTCATCAGCCTGTTGATTTCTGAAGTCTCCTCTGGGGCTGAACACAGtccagaggcagaggcagccatTATAAAGCTGAAGCTAGACCTTTTGACGATTAAGTACAGAGAACTGTGTAAGCAGTACTCCACCCTGGCACACACGGACTCAGCTCCAG AGTTCAGGTGCAATGAGTGTCCCGACACGTGGCTTCATGTAGGGGACCAATGCTTCCACCTCGACACCGACAGGCACGACTGGTCAAGCAGTGCAGAGAAGTGTAAAGAGATTGGCGGCCATCTTGCCATCCTGACCAACAGAGAACAGCAT GAAGCGGTGGAAAAAGAAGGCAAAAGGATCGGAGGGTTATACACAAACTACTGGAttggactgactgacagtgaGAGTGAAGGACACTGGAAGTGGGTGGACAACTCAACAGTTACAACGCC ATTTTGGAGCGTGCAACCACGAGAGCCAGACAACAACCTGTccggaggggaggagggagaggactgTGCGGTGGTGAGCAGCTACACTCACAACTGGTACGACGTTCCCTGTTCCTTCATCTATCCCCGAGTCTGTCAGATGGACGCCACCCCACTCGTGTGA